Proteins encoded together in one Chitinophaga sp. LS1 window:
- a CDS encoding homoserine dehydrogenase yields MENKIINLGIFGFGCVGQGLYEVLNRTKGINARIKKICIKDPNKPRPIDASYFTTDKNDILQDPTIDVVVELINETEAAFEIVSTALRNGKAVVSASKRMIAENLPALYQLQVENKVPFLYEASSCASIPIVRNLEEYYDNDLLNAVEGICNGSTNYILTKIFEENQSFDEALQKAQELGFAETDPTLDIEGYDPKFKIVILLLHAFGTFVKPEEVFNFGIHRLNDFDIQFAKQRNSTVKLIAGCRRQNGSVNASVLPHLVKEHNLLYDVYNEYNGILLESAFTDKQFFVGKGAGGTATGSAVLSDISALTYNYRYEYKKIKQANSPAFTNDVQLKIYLRYRTADQVHLPDFYNISEKYESSTWRYIVGVINLEKLKEAKWLNNPDVNLLVLE; encoded by the coding sequence ATGGAAAACAAAATTATCAATCTGGGTATTTTCGGATTTGGTTGTGTGGGACAAGGACTTTACGAAGTATTGAACAGAACTAAAGGTATCAATGCGCGTATTAAGAAAATATGTATCAAGGACCCCAATAAGCCTCGTCCAATCGACGCCAGCTATTTCACTACAGACAAGAATGATATCTTACAAGACCCTACTATCGATGTAGTAGTGGAACTGATCAATGAAACAGAAGCGGCTTTCGAAATCGTAAGCACCGCACTGCGTAATGGAAAAGCAGTAGTAAGCGCCAGCAAACGCATGATCGCCGAAAACCTGCCAGCACTCTACCAGTTACAGGTAGAAAACAAGGTGCCTTTCCTCTATGAGGCATCCAGCTGTGCAAGTATTCCAATTGTACGTAACCTGGAAGAATACTACGACAATGATCTGCTCAATGCAGTTGAAGGTATCTGTAACGGGTCTACGAATTACATCCTCACGAAAATATTCGAAGAAAATCAAAGCTTTGACGAAGCTCTTCAAAAGGCGCAGGAGCTGGGTTTTGCAGAAACTGATCCTACATTGGATATCGAAGGGTACGATCCAAAATTCAAGATCGTGATCTTACTGTTACACGCCTTTGGCACATTCGTAAAACCAGAAGAAGTATTCAATTTTGGTATACATCGCCTGAATGATTTCGATATTCAGTTCGCAAAACAAAGGAACTCTACAGTGAAGCTCATAGCTGGTTGTAGAAGGCAAAACGGTAGTGTGAATGCTTCTGTATTACCACATCTTGTGAAGGAACATAACCTGCTGTATGATGTATACAATGAGTACAATGGTATTCTGCTCGAAAGCGCATTTACCGACAAGCAGTTCTTTGTAGGTAAAGGTGCTGGTGGTACCGCTACTGGTAGCGCAGTACTTTCCGACATCTCTGCACTGACATACAATTACAGATACGAGTATAAAAAGATTAAGCAGGCTAACTCTCCGGCGTTTACCAACGATGTGCAGTTAAAAATTTATCTGCGTTATCGTACAGCCGATCAGGTACATCTGCCAGACTTCTACAATATCTCTGAAAAATATGAATCCTCTACCTGGCGTTATATAGTTGGGGTGATCAATCTGGAAAAGCTGAAGGAAGCTAAATGGCTCAATAATCCAGATGTAAACCTGCTGGTATTGGAATAG
- a CDS encoding trans-sulfuration enzyme family protein → MKIATQLLHSIPIDELTGAISVPIYQTSTFVQESPGINKGFEFSRANNPTRKVLENIICSLEEGHAGFAFASGMAAIDAVMKLLKSGDEIMAVEDTYGGIFQMFQHMFERFGIKANFVDTSNTDKVLAAITPNTKMIWLESPTNPTLRVSDIKSISKIAKQHNVLLVVDNTLCTPLLQQPIPMGADIVIHSATKYLAGHTDVIAGLVVVNTKTLADQLRFNQNISGSILSPFEAWLTIRGIETLCLRLDKQCSNAMAIATWLSAHPAVDKVFYPGLASHKNHHIARKQQKQYGALVSFSLKSDNIKNAIRVVNTTRLFKLAESFGGVKSMLDHPATMTHRNIPEEHRKKTGLVDSCIRLSVGIEDAEDLINDLKQALDKLNLPAGKQITVLQ, encoded by the coding sequence TTGAAAATAGCTACACAGTTATTACATAGTATCCCGATAGATGAATTGACAGGCGCCATTTCCGTCCCCATCTATCAGACCTCTACCTTCGTACAGGAATCACCCGGTATCAACAAAGGGTTTGAATTCTCCCGTGCCAACAATCCTACCCGCAAGGTGCTGGAAAACATTATCTGCAGCCTCGAAGAAGGCCACGCAGGTTTTGCCTTTGCCAGTGGCATGGCCGCGATCGATGCGGTAATGAAACTATTAAAATCAGGAGATGAGATCATGGCTGTCGAAGATACATATGGCGGTATCTTCCAGATGTTCCAGCATATGTTTGAACGCTTTGGCATCAAAGCAAACTTTGTAGACACCAGCAATACCGACAAAGTACTGGCTGCCATCACACCAAATACAAAAATGATCTGGCTGGAATCGCCCACCAATCCTACATTACGCGTATCCGATATCAAATCCATCAGCAAGATAGCCAAGCAGCACAATGTACTGCTGGTAGTAGACAATACCCTCTGTACACCACTGCTGCAGCAACCTATTCCAATGGGTGCAGACATCGTGATACATAGTGCTACCAAATATCTCGCGGGGCATACCGATGTAATCGCAGGACTGGTAGTAGTCAACACCAAAACACTGGCCGATCAGCTACGCTTCAATCAAAATATTTCAGGAAGTATACTCAGTCCCTTCGAAGCATGGCTTACGATCAGAGGTATTGAAACCCTCTGCCTGCGCCTCGATAAGCAATGTAGCAATGCTATGGCCATCGCCACCTGGCTCTCTGCACATCCCGCTGTGGATAAGGTCTTCTATCCCGGACTGGCATCGCACAAAAACCACCACATCGCCCGTAAGCAACAAAAGCAATACGGTGCACTCGTGAGCTTTTCTCTCAAAAGTGACAACATCAAAAATGCAATCAGAGTAGTGAACACCACCCGGCTGTTCAAACTCGCAGAAAGCTTTGGTGGTGTAAAGAGTATGCTGGATCATCCAGCTACTATGACACACCGGAATATTCCGGAAGAACACCGCAAGAAAACAGGTCTGGTCGATTCCTGCATCCGCCTCTCTGTAGGTATTGAAGATGCAGAAGATCTCATCAACGACCTCAAACAGGCACTGGATAAACTGAACCTGCCTGCAGGTAAACAAATTACAGTTTTACAATAA
- a CDS encoding DUF2851 family protein encodes MTIVQIAPLLTEELFQYIWQHRLFTLSHLHTLEGEPVQVLQPGVLNTNDGPDFSSARLRIGDTIWAGNVELHLKTSDWYRHNHQRDLRYKNVILHVVFEHDLEETTTQGIPCLELQSAIPKMLLNRYAQLKHSGHFVPCGGNVATVERLIWRSWKDRMLVERLESRANMMKEWLDKSRNNWEECCYWAIAHSYGMPVNGDAFLKLAQSLPYTLLVRNKHNLVQLEALLFGQAGMLEGQFADDYPLELQAEYVFLKRKYQLLSLLPHQWRWLRMRPSSFPSVRLASLAVLLQQGRDLFARLLEMKDLQHFQQVLFAQPEGYWKDHYRFDTPAVVMRRPGIMVTRNVIINSILPLLYLYGREKGLPEYQEKALGMMETLPAEENSVMEGWKKVGILAGDAADSQALLHLKQHYCEEKRCLECAVGCKLLKTGIAL; translated from the coding sequence ATGACCATTGTTCAGATTGCCCCGCTCCTTACAGAGGAGCTGTTCCAATATATTTGGCAACATCGTTTGTTTACCCTTTCCCATTTGCATACGTTAGAAGGTGAGCCTGTGCAGGTACTTCAACCGGGAGTACTGAATACGAATGATGGTCCGGATTTTAGCAGTGCCCGGTTGCGGATAGGCGATACTATCTGGGCTGGAAATGTAGAATTGCATTTAAAGACTTCTGATTGGTACAGGCACAATCATCAGCGGGATTTACGGTATAAGAATGTGATTCTGCATGTGGTGTTTGAGCATGATCTGGAAGAGACGACGACGCAGGGAATTCCTTGTCTGGAATTGCAGTCGGCTATTCCCAAAATGTTGCTGAACAGGTATGCGCAGCTGAAGCATTCCGGTCATTTTGTGCCTTGTGGAGGGAATGTGGCTACAGTAGAGCGATTGATCTGGAGAAGCTGGAAAGACCGCATGCTGGTGGAGCGGTTAGAAAGCAGGGCAAATATGATGAAAGAGTGGCTGGACAAGAGCAGGAATAATTGGGAGGAGTGTTGCTACTGGGCGATTGCACACAGCTATGGGATGCCGGTAAATGGAGATGCATTTCTGAAGCTGGCCCAATCCCTGCCATATACGCTGCTGGTGCGGAATAAGCATAATCTTGTACAGTTAGAAGCGCTTTTATTCGGGCAGGCGGGAATGCTGGAGGGGCAGTTTGCAGATGATTATCCATTAGAACTGCAGGCAGAATATGTGTTTCTGAAGCGGAAATATCAACTGCTGTCATTGTTGCCTCATCAGTGGAGATGGTTGCGGATGCGGCCTTCTTCGTTTCCTTCGGTGAGGCTGGCTAGTCTGGCGGTATTGTTGCAACAGGGGAGGGACCTCTTTGCCCGGCTGCTGGAAATGAAAGATCTGCAACATTTTCAGCAGGTGCTGTTTGCGCAGCCGGAGGGCTATTGGAAGGATCATTACAGGTTCGATACCCCGGCGGTGGTTATGCGCAGACCAGGCATAATGGTAACGAGGAATGTGATCATCAATAGTATTTTACCATTGTTGTACTTATATGGCAGGGAGAAAGGATTGCCGGAATACCAGGAAAAGGCATTGGGCATGATGGAAACGCTGCCAGCAGAGGAAAACAGTGTGATGGAAGGTTGGAAAAAAGTGGGGATACTGGCAGGAGATGCTGCAGATTCCCAGGCATTGCTTCACCTGAAGCAGCACTACTGTGAGGAAAAGCGATGTTTGGAATGCGCAGTAGGATGCAAATTACTGAAGACTGGCATTGCCCTGTAA
- the lipA gene encoding lipoyl synthase, with the protein MQEPILTTATPCSTAPDAAPAPRTKKPDWLRVKLPIGENYKQVRSLVDTHKLHTICESGNCPNMGECWGAGTSTFMILGNVCTRSCGFCAVATGRPEAVDWDEPQRVAEAIFLMKVKHAVITSVDRDELKDGGSIIWANTIKAVRALNPETTMETLIPDFRGQWENLQRIIDVAPEIVSHNLETVERLTKQVRIQAKYHRSLEVIRRLKDGGMRTKSGIMLGLGETKEEVIQAIQDLYDNGCDVVTLGQYLQPTPKHLPVIRFVHPDEFAEYREIGYAMGLDYVESGPLVRSSYHAEKHIHSGRPNK; encoded by the coding sequence ATGCAAGAACCAATACTCACGACCGCAACACCTTGCAGTACAGCACCTGATGCTGCGCCTGCCCCCAGGACTAAAAAACCTGATTGGCTGCGTGTCAAATTACCAATAGGAGAAAACTACAAACAGGTTCGTAGCCTAGTAGATACCCATAAATTACATACTATCTGCGAAAGCGGAAACTGCCCTAACATGGGTGAGTGCTGGGGAGCCGGTACTTCTACCTTCATGATATTAGGAAATGTATGCACACGTAGCTGCGGATTCTGTGCCGTAGCCACCGGCAGACCAGAAGCAGTTGACTGGGATGAGCCTCAGCGCGTAGCAGAAGCTATCTTCCTGATGAAGGTGAAACACGCTGTGATCACTTCCGTAGACAGGGATGAGCTGAAAGATGGTGGTTCTATCATTTGGGCCAACACCATCAAAGCTGTAAGGGCGTTGAACCCTGAAACTACTATGGAAACCCTGATCCCTGACTTCAGAGGCCAGTGGGAAAACCTGCAGCGTATTATCGATGTAGCACCAGAGATAGTTTCTCATAACCTGGAAACTGTTGAGCGCCTGACCAAACAGGTGCGTATACAGGCTAAATACCATAGAAGCCTCGAGGTGATCCGACGTTTGAAAGACGGAGGTATGCGTACCAAGAGCGGTATTATGCTGGGTCTGGGTGAAACCAAAGAAGAAGTGATCCAGGCTATTCAGGATCTGTATGATAATGGTTGTGATGTAGTGACCCTTGGTCAATACCTGCAGCCTACACCAAAGCATCTGCCTGTAATACGGTTTGTACACCCGGATGAGTTTGCAGAGTACAGAGAGATCGGTTATGCAATGGGACTTGATTATGTTGAATCAGGACCATTGGTAAGATCCTCCTACCACGCAGAGAAGCATATCCATAGTGGGCGGCCAAATAAATAA
- a CDS encoding TolC family protein encodes MKRVIYLTAMLGAGLVSTSSSAQQVSDSVMPKASLHDCIQYALIHQPVMKQTLLDQEIAEHTIKSKLADWYPQLNLAAGLNHYLKLQTSYFNGAAITTGVTNTSSAAFTLTQNLFNRDVLLASRTAKVVRQQAVQNTTSNQIDVVSNVSKAYYDMLLTKAQVAVLDEDIVRLERSLKDAYNQYQSGIVDKTDYKRATISLNNAKAQKKTGEESLKAKNALLKQYMGFPADSVLDVKYDTIQIAQSIQLDTNTTVTYQNRIEYQLLQTQRSLLEAELRYNKWAYLPTVSASGSYTFAYFNKDFGKLYNNNYPNSLVGLTVSMPIFQGFKRTHNIKIAELNIKRTDWDVESLKQQINTQYTHAMASYKSNLNEYFVLRENMDLAKEVYNLIDLQYREGIKTYLEVITAQTDLRSAELNYYNAMYTVLSSKIDLEVALGTLTPSIQ; translated from the coding sequence ATGAAAAGAGTAATTTATCTGACCGCCATGTTGGGAGCGGGGCTTGTTAGCACCTCATCCTCTGCACAGCAGGTATCTGATTCCGTCATGCCAAAAGCGTCTCTACACGATTGTATCCAGTATGCGCTTATCCATCAGCCAGTGATGAAACAAACACTGCTGGACCAGGAGATTGCGGAACATACCATTAAGAGCAAACTGGCAGACTGGTATCCCCAGTTGAATCTGGCCGCAGGCCTGAACCATTATCTGAAGTTGCAGACGTCTTATTTTAACGGTGCAGCCATCACCACTGGTGTGACGAACACCTCTTCTGCCGCCTTTACTTTAACACAAAACCTGTTTAACAGGGATGTATTGCTGGCCAGCAGAACTGCTAAGGTAGTACGTCAACAGGCTGTGCAAAATACTACCAGCAATCAGATCGATGTGGTATCCAATGTATCCAAAGCTTACTACGACATGCTGCTTACCAAAGCGCAGGTAGCCGTGCTGGATGAAGATATCGTGCGTCTGGAGCGTAGCCTCAAAGATGCCTACAATCAGTACCAAAGCGGTATTGTAGACAAAACCGACTACAAGAGAGCCACCATTTCCCTGAACAATGCCAAAGCGCAAAAGAAAACAGGGGAAGAATCCCTGAAAGCCAAGAACGCTTTGCTGAAACAGTATATGGGCTTCCCGGCAGACTCTGTACTGGATGTGAAATACGATACCATTCAAATAGCGCAGAGCATACAGCTGGATACCAACACAACTGTTACTTACCAGAACAGGATCGAGTACCAGTTACTGCAAACCCAACGTTCACTGTTGGAAGCAGAACTACGCTATAATAAATGGGCTTACCTTCCTACAGTATCAGCATCCGGTAGTTATACTTTCGCCTACTTCAACAAGGATTTCGGGAAGTTGTATAATAACAACTATCCTAACTCCCTGGTAGGTCTGACTGTATCGATGCCTATCTTCCAGGGTTTCAAACGCACCCATAATATCAAGATAGCTGAGCTGAACATCAAACGTACCGACTGGGATGTAGAATCACTGAAGCAACAGATCAATACACAATATACCCATGCAATGGCCTCTTACAAGAGTAACCTGAACGAATATTTCGTGCTCAGGGAAAACATGGATCTGGCCAAAGAGGTATACAACCTGATCGATCTGCAATACAGGGAGGGGATTAAGACCTACCTGGAAGTGATCACCGCCCAGACAGACCTCCGCTCCGCAGAGCTGAACTACTATAATGCTATGTACACCGTATTATCCAGCAAGATAGACCTGGAAGTGGCATTGGGTACTTTAACACCATCAATTCAATAA
- a CDS encoding efflux RND transporter periplasmic adaptor subunit, with the protein MKTKQHILLIGATGMFFLASCKGPAQKGAMVMPPTKVNVTAATMGQAIYYDKYPATVVALNQVELRAQVSGYITGIFFREGEVVQKGKALYEIDRRKYEAAARQAEANLASAKATLVRAQKDADRYHELAKQDAIARQTLDNADATLETSRASVAAAEAALASARTDLDFSIIKAPFTGRIGISQVKLGAQISQGTTLLNTMSSENPIAVDFVVSETDIPRFSSMQGKTITPGDSTFRLTLPGGTAYSEKGKILAVDRGVDNQTATIKVRIEFANPKDELKDGMSAVLQVLNAQSGENVIIPYRAVVEQMGEFFVFVAKDTIAEQRKIHLGPKMRDLIVVTDGLKSGEVVVTDGFQRLRDGGTIDTSGVPKQTPQASGQAPKK; encoded by the coding sequence ATGAAAACAAAGCAACACATTCTCCTCATTGGCGCTACAGGTATGTTTTTTCTGGCTTCCTGTAAAGGTCCGGCACAAAAAGGTGCTATGGTAATGCCTCCAACCAAGGTAAATGTTACGGCTGCTACTATGGGACAGGCTATTTATTATGATAAATACCCGGCTACAGTGGTGGCGCTCAACCAGGTGGAACTGCGTGCGCAGGTAAGTGGTTATATCACCGGTATCTTTTTTAGAGAAGGGGAGGTCGTGCAGAAAGGAAAAGCCTTGTATGAAATAGACCGTCGTAAATATGAAGCTGCCGCTCGTCAGGCAGAAGCGAACCTGGCTAGCGCAAAAGCGACACTGGTACGTGCACAGAAAGATGCGGACCGCTACCACGAACTGGCTAAGCAGGATGCGATCGCCCGCCAGACGCTGGACAATGCTGATGCAACACTCGAAACCAGCCGTGCAAGCGTAGCCGCTGCCGAAGCAGCATTGGCCTCTGCCCGCACTGACCTTGATTTCTCCATTATTAAAGCCCCTTTCACTGGTCGTATTGGTATCTCCCAGGTAAAGCTGGGTGCACAGATTAGCCAGGGAACCACATTGCTGAACACCATGTCCAGCGAAAACCCGATTGCGGTTGATTTCGTGGTGAGCGAAACTGATATTCCACGCTTTTCATCGATGCAGGGTAAGACCATCACTCCTGGTGACTCTACTTTCCGCCTTACACTGCCAGGTGGTACTGCATATTCTGAAAAGGGTAAGATCCTTGCCGTTGACCGTGGGGTAGATAACCAGACAGCTACTATCAAGGTACGTATCGAATTCGCGAATCCAAAAGATGAGCTGAAAGATGGTATGAGCGCGGTACTGCAGGTATTGAATGCGCAGAGTGGTGAAAATGTGATCATTCCTTACAGAGCTGTAGTAGAACAGATGGGAGAGTTCTTTGTATTTGTAGCAAAAGATACGATCGCTGAGCAGCGTAAGATCCATCTGGGTCCAAAAATGAGGGACCTCATTGTTGTTACTGATGGTCTTAAATCCGGCGAAGTGGTAGTGACGGATGGTTTCCAGCGTCTACGTGATGGTGGTACAATCGACACTTCAGGTGTACCGAAACAAACACCGCAGGCTTCGGGCCAGGCTCCTAAAAAATAA